A genomic window from Glycine max cultivar Williams 82 chromosome 17, Glycine_max_v4.0, whole genome shotgun sequence includes:
- the LOC100790172 gene encoding chromatin structure-remodeling complex protein SYD isoform X3: MASSHNVELEAAKFLHKLIQDSKDEPAKLATKLYVILQHMKSSGKEHSMPYQVISRAMETVINQHGLDIEALKSSRLPLTGGPQIGSSSQSVNVTKDSRVGLAENEVSKMDPFASGRPPVAPSGGAPDYYQGSVAQRSSQSFDQGSPSSLDSRSANSQSQDRRDTANWDKQVSQKDGKKATTKRKRGDTSSPVELHVDSPSQLDPRNTGVNARKGKITKAESSDGLPVKNGELTNFNMTPNSGQMENVSALSGSMRTMLRANQEGHHLLAKQTDLTKVGNPMVRAPNSKYAEDTEVSSAHIASGKQQGAYANVHGGMSLAAGASSMVEAFSNSMQYGGAVERDRGSSTTLSDGHKIVQVGRQNSGSEMNMLRQGVSPRDTGKSTVPAMPFKEQQLKQLRAQCLVFLAFRNGLAPKKLHLEIALGTAFSREGNSSGAMMPFGGPSNARQTDKNLLGSSSVGKIVEADSLSKGTESPRMLEDKGNLHVTKRGEVDRRIQERVASQASSATSCQQQDSSSTRGALVGNNHLDDVDIGNMQVGRSNQSSVAGPNNWAGFAGANEASKGPPQVSAIQHELPIERRENIPSQFQNVGNNCGSRNQNSVNHLSFSLKEQWKPVPGMDSDPHGATMMKDGNVMIKHVSPDGFKTVPVDNASKHGISFATEQDGNERLVSADFPPSPKYTMSERWIMDQQKKRRLLEQNWMLKQQKTKQRMATSFHKLKENVSSSEDISAKTKSVIELKKLQLLELQRRLRSDFLNDFFKPIATEMEHLKSIKKHRHGRRVKQLERFEQKMKEERQKRIRERQKEFFSEIEVHKEKLDDVFKIKRERWKGFNRYVKEFHKRKERIHREKIDRIQREKINLLKINDVEGYLRMVQDAKSDRVKQLLKETEKYLQKLGSKLQEAKTAAGRFGQDVDETGNVSFLENSETENVDESDQAKHYMESNEKYYKMAHSIKESIAEQPSSLQGGKLREYQMNGLRWLVSLYNNHLNGILADEMGLGKTVQVISLICYLMEAKNDRGPFLVVVPSSVLPGWDSEINFWAPGVHKIVYAGPPEERRRLFKERIVQQKFNVLLTTYEYLMNKHDRPKLSKIHWHYIIIDEGHRIKNASCKLNADLKHYQSSHRLLLTGTPLQNNLEELWALLNFLLPNIFNSSEDFSQWFNKPFESAGDSSPDEALLSEEENLLIINRLHQVLRPFVLRRLKHKVENELPEKIERLIRCEASSYQKLLMKRVEENLGSIGNSKARSVHNSVMELRNICNHPYLSQLHAEEVDNFIPKHYLPPIIRLCGKLEMLDRLLPKLKATDHRVLFFSTMTRLLDVMEEYLTLKQYRYLRLDGHTSGGDRGALIDLFNQPGSPYFIFLLSIRAGGVGVNLQAADTVILFDTDWNPQVDLQAQARAHRIGQKRDVLVLRFETVQTVEEQVRASAEHKLGVANQSITAGFFDNNTSAEDRREYLEALLRECKKEEAAPVLDDDALNDVLARSESELDIFEAVDKKRKEDELATWKKLMLGQAADGSDIPQLPARLVTDEDLKQFYEAMKISDVPKAEVESSGVKRKGGYIGGLDTQHYGRGKRAREVRSYEEQWTEEEFEKMCQVETPDSPNKVKEVAEKSCPTNTSSSVVSTSNLQPVPVPPAVPTLPAVESLPVVVQQVKEITPPAKRGRGRPKRITSDKSPAVVVSPVTSGTVEVDTQLQKGFGSGHLASSTPDSVAHSAEVVGVNAPVQQSDTVVSPNSQSVIPMPTIPPNSQVAAVPVSVPIQARGQGRKSHGGEGIRRRGKKQVMISPAIPVGSVGPDLKVNDKLEDKLVSPSGQAISQSETVPSFAAEPHPPSASLSSGKDPLGVGVVLNSQAPPPLPSNTTLVQTAPTYPSVQMLSKGQNQKSQTGVSRRRGKKQATILAPVPDLLHQDLHQTANLPISSGSISGEKATELKSLQESNVQESKCVVLDQASQSVGDQDLKSLGGSDDSSKQTVIMSSCQDSMIKSPGQDLDTVKNPDAHDSSVKVVKSSEITSSKIDEVCNNSGNETLLGTTVPVTGVIQDQHSGGKTHNQTVEISKTIPSVVDTPINSLTDNETTQSINKSLDPVTPTIVPSTLTTVYPTPGSESTHPGLAESIPTKRQGRKTQNRAEPPRRKGKKSAAVLPVVPDAVTGQDPKLSHHAQNSPVDSLPGKATANITQTQALEILLPSGVVSHDSKRKERATNSTQNKLQKVASTRIDGAPMSTDKISVHDVARVMKEVFSGTCLPKPKAHDSAGSEDRNTPVVPVLTKAAVDVASNNQSLEDRACSNIAATGAACLASNVPVNVSEKQPEMASNMDNLEGKASLDMPTTGEHSLTSDVKEKAEQMQHSVESSTTSCKIALDTTLNAVQKIDGSSERLPTGSALNDLNIDSSSHQMCSSSGAEPLAVLDRKLKNQSDSLEKCSRSSPLDIGGTGCPPTPLEPDSFSNNPVTSQADTCTRSHSSSNKPPDTTEHISNEKLEPLQPSLKSSSLACVDGSGLLVQTENLGDQPQVIPSCSATDLPPMAMIVSSISEYTEVKNETESTLKPSTELSSDEGIVGYKIPASQLLEPEDRIAFEHNSQMALEPSTKQCLESASEMKVPVSPKAVEVQKHPDALEPADLHGTPLIESCPKSLCEEKRDDRVSKCEQLQSCVVEPINIDPVSQENIVLSNPINNPKTDSSEACHMEMDTSDRSVLPQPSSGLEAVGNELVDISGVGSLLEGSKSEAAVLPPSTLIEEQNRGSAVTCPVRSSEPLEESMEKGVANNSAVQEEAKVDKVETDVQMDSSISQTLQVKHEIFQANVNLPSHLMAKEENIEVSSSRPLSISSSPSHELKDSELELGDKYISPVGDFQTESKDNMLKSLDLVSSPSVRKEEGISSTSDIDGSEGLSMSLNVHQLITVPDAVESSSSQVKEEKKIGVSSDSKLVVRSVSENDMEGSGLLPENPVLEINKMSSDSSTIVSHSVEGQVSFVKEDNSEIKIGDQMDASHVSENDLERITSKCMDVPSCLQMEGDKVDMLSDKGPLCSSLASSEPRDPLIENSRDGIEDSVANPLPQQKSKCSESGKVDEMKTSDVVRVDPGLKSKIADFPSSLVMEQDKAAASYDSPLAAAEPKYCLTGENCENANEEPNPSEAEIGNEMNASDVAGVNTQLSSSSIIVPSSSLMTEDDNIVVSSDNGPQCSMQVLKESKDCQTEEGSCKDATEGPSTNPVLLQELIINSEAETCNEGKTQIGGLSVEDVTASEGKREVETLPDEGPQGILEAQDGSRGLADIEDGTDSKSCAAEMENVSEVPKPSVSAEKGEDLSKKGIIGSQAKRQVSEESEAVTGGGIDVTPDCLAVPETATNDGASSLCSSAEGSEHVDSLSEKDLVGNPVAELDTKVSEAGVSDQENQVVQENALEDMEHEENLSETGLVGNAVAKLSTNKSEAGVSNQEKQENALKDIEKSPPSAAEGCS; the protein is encoded by the exons ATGGCCTCTTCACATAATGTTGAATTGGAGGCTGCTAAGTTTCTGCATAAACTTATTCAAGATTCTAAAGATGAACCAGCCAAGCTGGCTACTAAACTCTATGTG ATACTACAACACATGAAATCAAGTGGGAAGGAGCATTCAATGCCATATCAAGTGATATCAAG GGCAATGGAGACTGTCATCAACCAACACGGTCTTGATATTGAAGCATTGAAGTCATCACGTCTTCCTTTGACTGGTGGTCCTCAAATAG GATCTTCTTCACAGTCAGTGAATGTAACAAAAGATTCCAGAGTGGGTTTGGCTGAAAATGAGgtgtccaaaatggacccgTTTGCTTCAGGTCGGCCACCGGTTGCCCCAAGTGGTGGAGCGCCTGATTATTATCAAGGATCTGTGGCACAGAGGAGTAGTCAGTCTTTTGATCAAGGAAGTCCATCTAGTTTGGATTCTAGGTCTGCTAACTCTCAGTCACAAGATAGACGTGATACTGCCAATTGGGACAAACAGGTGAGTCAAAAGGATGGCAAGAAAGCTACAACAAAGAGAAAGAGGGGAGATACATCATCACCTGTGGAACTGCATGTTGACAGTCCTTCTCAGCTGGATCCTCGCAATACTGGTGTTAATGCAAGGAAGGGGAAAATAACCAAGGCTGAATCATCAGATGGTCTTCCAGTTAAAAATGGTGAACTAACCAACTTTAACATGACTCCAAATAGTGGTCAAATGGAGAATGTTTCGGCTTTGTCTGGTAGCATGAGGACAATGCTTAGAGCAAACCAAGAAGGCCATCATTTATTGGCAAAACAAACTGATTTGACAAAGGTTGGCAATCCGATGGTGCGAGCACCTAATTCAAAGTATGCAGAAGACACTGAAGTTTCCTCTGCACATATTGCTTCAGGGAAGCAGCAAG GTGCTTATGCAAATGTTCATGGAGGGATGTCGCTTGCAGCTGGTGCATCTTCAATGGTTGAAGCTTTCTCAAATTCAATGCAATATGGTGGTGCAGTTGAGCGTGACAGGGGAAGTTCTACTACTTTATCTGATGGGCATAAAATTGTTCAG GTTGGCAGGCAAAATAGTGGCTCGGAAATGAATATGCTTAGACAAGGTGTTTCTCCTAGAGACACGGGAAAATCCACTGTTCCTGCCATGCCTTTCAAGGAACAACAGTTAAAACAGCTTCGAGCTCAGTGCCTTGTTTTCCTAGCATTTAG AAATGGTCTAGCACCAAAAAAACTACATCTTGAAATTGCACTTGGAACTGCCTTTTCTAGAGAAG GTAACTCATCTGGGGCCATGATGCCATTTGGAGGTCCCAGCAATGCCAGACAGACGGATAAAAACCTTTTGGGGTCCTCTTCAGTTGGCAAAATTGTGGAGGCTGATTCTTTGTCAAAGGGAACTGAGAGCCCAAGAATGTTGGAGGACAAAGGTAACCTACATGTCACAAAAAGAGGAGAGGTTGATAGACGAATTCAAGAAAGAGTGGCTTCACAAGCTTCCTCAGCCACTTCATGTCAGCAGCAAGATTCTTCAAGTACAAGGGGTGCTTTAGTTGGTAATAATCATTTAGATGATGTTGACATTGGTAATATGCAGGTTGGAAGATCCAACCAATCTTCTGTTGCTGGCCCAAATAACTGGGCCGGTTTTGCTGGTGCTAATGAGGCTTCAAAGGGACCTCCTCAGGTCTCTGCTATTCAACATGAGTTGCCTatagaaagaagagagaatatTCCTAGTCAGTTTCAAAATGTTGGTAACAATTGTGGTTCACGGAATCAAAATTCTGTTAATCActtgtctttttctttaaaagagCAATGGAAACCTGTTCCAGGGATGGACAGTGATCCTCATGGAGCAACCATGATGAAGGATGGAAATGTAATGATAAAACATGTTTCTCCAG ATGGCTTCAAAACAGTTCCAGTTGATAATGCATCAAAGCATGGCATCTCTTTTGCTACAGAGCAAGATGGGAATGAGAGGTTGGTATCAGCTGATTTTCCACCTTCTCCAAAATATACAATGTCAGAGAGATGGATCATGGATCAGCAGAAAAAGAGGCGTCTACTCGAGCAAAATTGGATGCTAAAACAGCagaaaacaaagcaaagaaTGGCTACAAGTTTTCACAAGTTGAAG GAAAATGTGAGCTCCTCTGAAGATATTTCTGCTAAGACCAAAAGTGTCATAGAGTTGAAAAAACTTCAACTATTAGAGCTTCAACGTCGTCTCCGGAG TGATTTTCTGAATGATTTTTTCAAACCAATTGCAACCGAGATGGaacatttaaaatcaattaagaaACATAGGCATGGTAGGAGGGTCAAACAACTTGAAAGGTTTGAGCAGAAAATGAAGGAAGAGCGTCAGAAGCGGATTCGTGAGAGGCAGAAGGAGTTTTTCAGTGAGATAGAGGTTCACAA GGAAAAACTTGATGATGTATTCAAAATCAAGAGGGAACGGTGGAAGGGTTTCAATAGATATGTGAAGGAGTtccataaaagaaaagaacGTATTCATCGTGAGAAGATTGATAGAATCCAGCGGGAAAAGATTAATTTACTGAAAATAAATGATGTGGAGGGCTATCTTCGAATGGTGCAG GATGCAAAATCAGATCGTGTAAAGCAACTACTTAAAGAGACCGAGAAGTATCTTCAAAAGCTTGGGTCCAAGCTACAGGAAGCAAAGACTGCAGCAGGACGTTTTGGGCAGGATGTTGATGAGACAGGAAATGTCAGTTTTCTTGAGAATAGCGAAACAGAAAATGTGGATGAAAGTGATCAGGCAAAG CATTATATGGAAAGCAATGAAAAGTATTACAAGATGGCTCACAG TATAAAGGAGAGCATTGCAGAGCAGCCATCTAGTTTGCAAGGCGGGAAATTGAGGGA ATATCAAATGAATGGCCTGAGGTGGCTGGTTTCCCTATACAACAATCATTTGAATGGAATTCTTGCTGATGAAATGGGACTGGGTAAAACAGTACAG gttatttctttaatttgctaTCTGATGGAGGCAAAAAATGATAGAGGACCGTTTCTCGTGGTTGTGCCCTCTTCAGTTCTACCTGGTTGGGACTCGGAAATAAACTTTTGGGCTCCTGGTGTTCATAAAATTGTCTATGCTGGTCCACCAGAGGAAAGGCGTCGGTTATTCAA ggAAAGGATTGTTCAACAGAAATTCAATGTTCTTTTGACTACGTATGAATATTTGATGAATAAGCATGATAGACCAAAGCTGAGCAAAATACATTGgcattatataataattgatgAAGGCCACCGCATAAAGAATGCTTCTTGCAAGTTGAATGCTGACTTGAAACACTATCAGAGCTCTCACAGATTGCTGTTAACTGGAACACCTTTACag AACAATCTTGAAGAACTATGGGCACTACTTAATTTCTTGTTACCAAACATATTCAATTCATCAGAGGACTTCTCTCAATGGTTTAATAAGCCATTTGAGAGTGCTGGAGATAGCTCGCCTGATGAA GCTTTATTGTCCGAGGAGGAGAATCTCTTGATTATAAATCGTCTGCACCAAGTTTTGAGACCATTTGTACTTAGGAGGCTGAAACACAAG gtTGAAAATGAGTTGCCTGAGAAGATTGAGAGACTAATAAGATGTGAGGCCTCATCATATCAAAAACTTTTGATGAAGAGGGTGGAAGAAAATCTTGGTTCTATTGGCAATTCAAAG gcTCGATCAGTACACAACTCTGTCATGGAGCTTCGTAATATATGCAATCATCCATATCTCAGTCAGCTTCATGCAGAGGAG GTGGATAACTTCATACCTAAACATTATCTGCCACCAATTATTAGACTTTGTGGGAAGCTTGAGATGTTGGACCGTTTATTGCCAAAATTGAAGGCGACAGATCATCGG GTTCTTTTCTTTTCGACAATGACTAGGCTTTTGGATGTTATGGAGGAATACTTAACTTTGAAACAGTATCGGTACCTCCGGTTGGATGGGCATACATCAGGAGGTGATCGTGGTGCTCTGATTGATCTATTTAACCAACCTGGTTccccatattttattttcttgctcAG CATTCGGGCTGGTGGTGTTGGAGTGAATCTTCAGGCTGCTGACACAGTGATCTTATTTGACACTGACTGGAATCCACAg GTTGATCTGCAAGCTCAAGCAAGGGCTCATAGAATTGGTCAAAAGAGGGATGTTCTTGTTCTTCGGTTTGAAACG GTTCAAACTGTTGAAGAACAAGTCAGGGCTTCGGCTGAGCACAAACTTGGAGTTGCTAATCAGAGCATTACTGCTGGTTTTTTCGACAATAATACAAG TGCTGAAGATCGAAGAGAATACTTGGAAGCACTCCTGCGTGAGTGTAAGAAAGAAGAGGCTGCACCTGTTTTGGATGATGATGCTCTAAACGATGTCTTAGCCCGCAG TGAATCAGAGTTGGATATATTTGAGGCTGTtgacaaaaaaaggaaggaagatgAGCTG GCTACATGGAAGAAATTGATGCTTGGACAGGCAGCTGATGGTTCCGATATTCCTCAACTTCCTGCTCGTCTGGTCACTGATGAAGACCTGAAACAGTTCTATGAAGCAATGaagatatctgatgtgcctaaGGCTGAGGTAGAATCTAGTGGAGTAAAGAGAAAGGGTGGATATATTGGGGGCCTTGATACTCAACACTATGGCAGGGGAAAACGTGCTAGAGAG GTACGTTCCTATGAAGAGCAATGGACAGAAGAGGAGTTTGAGAAGATGTGTCAGGTTGAAACTCCAGATTCACCCAACAAAGTAAAAGAAGTGGCAGAAAAGAGTTGTCCAACAAATACTTCCAGCTCTGTGGTATCTACTTCTAACTTACAACCTGTGCCTGTGCCTCCAGCGGTCCCAACATTGCCAGCTGTGGAGAGTTTGCCGGTAGTGGTACAGCAAGTTAAAGAGATAACCCCACCCGCCAAACGTGGTCGGGGAAGACCTAAAAGAATAACTTCAGATAAGTCACCAGCTGTAGTGGTCTCTCCAGTAACTTCTGGAACTGTTGAAGTAGACACACAGTTACAGAAAGGATTTGGGTCTGGACATTTAGCATCGTCAACTCCTGATTCTGTTGCTCATTCTGCTGAAGTTGTAGGTGTGAATGCACCTGTGCAGCAGTCTGACACAGTAGTTTCTCCTAACTCACAGTCTGTCATTCCTATGCCTACTATTCCACCAAATTCTCAGGTAGCTGCTGTTCCTGTTTCTGTACCTATTCAAGCAAGAGGGCAAGGGAGGAAAAGTCATGGTGGGGAAGGGATTAGACGTAGAGGGAAGAAGCAGGTCATGATTTCACCTGCAATCCCTGTTGGTTCTGTTGGTCCTGATCTAAAGGTTAATGATAAATTGGAAGATAAATTGGTCAGTCCTTCAGGTCAAGCTATATCCCAGAGTGAAACTGTTCCCAGCTTTGCTGCAGAGCCCCATCCACCTTCTGCTTCTTTGAGCAGTGGAAAGGATCCTTTGGGTGTTGGGGTTGTTTTGAATTCTCAAGCACCCCCTCCTTTGCCCTCTAATACAACCTTGGTTCAAACTGCACCCACTTATCCGTCCGTACAGATGCTAAGTAAAGGACAAAATCAGAAGTCACAAACTGGAGTTTCCCGTCGTAGGGGAAAGAAACAGGCAACAATATTAGCACCGGTTCCGGATCTTTTACATCAGGATTTACATCAAACTGCTAATTTGCCGATTTCATCAGGCAGTATATCAGGTGAAAAAGCCACTGAATTAAAGAGCTTGCAAGAGAGCAATGTTCAAGAATCAAAATGTGTTGTCCTGGATCAAGCATCACAGAGCGTAGGTGATCAGGATTTAAAATCACTGGGAGGATCAGATGATTCATCCAAACAGACAGTGATCATGTCTTCATGTCAAGATAGTATGATTAAATCTCCAG gacAAGATCTTGACACGGTTAAAAATCCTGATGCTCATGATTCTTCTGTAAAGGTTGTTAAATCTTCTGAAATTACCTCATCGAAAATTGATGAAGTTTGCAATAACTCGGGGAATGAAACTTTACTTGGCACAACAGTGCCTGTTACTGGGGTGATACAGGATCAACATTCAGGTGGTAAAACTCATAATCAAACTGTTGAAATTTCAAAAACCATCCCTTCAGTTGTTGATACTCCAATTAATTCCTTGACTGACAATGAAACTACACAAAGCATCAACAAGTCTTTAGATCCTGTGACTCCAACGATTGTTCCCAGTACATTAACTACTGTTTATCCCACGCCAGGTTCTGAATCTACTCATCCAGGCTTGGCTGAATCCATTCCCACCAAAAGGCAAGGTCGTAAAACTCAAAATAGAGCAGAGCCACCACGGCGTAAGGGAAAAAAATCAGCTGCAGTGTTACCTGTTGTTCCTGATGCTGTTACTGGTCAGGATCCTAAGTTAAGTCATCATGCACAAAATTCACCAGTAGATTCATTGCCGGGGAAAGCCACTGCCAATATCACTCAAACCCAAGCATTGGAGATCCTTTTACCCAGTGGAGTAGTTAGTCATGATTCAAAACGAAAAGAGAGGGCAACCAATTCTACCCAAAATAAGCTACAGAAAGTTGCATCAACAAGGATTGATGGTGCACCTATGTCCACAGATAAGATTTCTGTGCATGATGTTGCACGGGTAATGAAGGAAGTTTTCTCTGGAACTTGCTTACCAAAGCCTAAAGCTCATGATTCTGCTGGGAGTGAAGATAGGAACACACCTGTTGTACCTGTACTGACTAAAGCTGCAGTGGATGTCGCTTCCAATAACCAGAGTTTGGAGGATAGAGCGTGTTCTAATATAGCAGCTACTGGTGCAGCATGCCTTGCTTCAAATGTTCCTGTGAATGTTAGCGAAAAACAACCAGAAATGGCATCCAATATGGATAATTTGGAGGGTAAAGCAAGTTTAGATATGCCAACTACTGGAGAACATAGCCTGACATCAGATGTTAAAGAAAAGGCTGAACAGATGCAACATTCTGTTGAAAGCTCAACCACGAGTTGTAAAATAGCTCTAGATACAACTCTCAATGCTGTCCAAAAGATCGATGGTTCTTCTGAGAGACTTCCAACTGGCTCTGCTCTCAATGATTTAAATATAGATAGTTCTAGCCATCAGATGTGTTCATCTTCAGGTGCTGAACCTCTTGCAGTACTTGATCGTAAGCTTAAAAACCAATCCGACTCTTTAGAGAAGTGTTCAAGATCTTCTCCTCTTGATATTGGTGGCACAGGATGCCCACCAACTCCATTGGAACCAGACAGTTTTAGCAATAATCCTGTAACTAGTCAGGCTGATACCTGCACTCGGAGCCATTCATCCTCAAACAAACCTCCTGATACCACAGAACACATTTCTAATGAAAAATTGGAACCCTTGCAACCATCTTTGAAATCTTCATCTCTTGCTTGTGTTGACGGCTCTGGGTTATTGGTTCAGACTGAAAATTTGGGTGATCAACCACAAGTGATCCCATCATGTTCTGCAACAGATCTTCCTCCAATGGCGATGATAGTTTCTAGTATTTCAGAATATACtgaagttaaaaatgaaactgaGTCTACTTTAAAACCTTCTACTGAACTCTCATCTGATGAGGGGATTGTTGGGTATAAAATTCCTGCTTCTCAGTTGCTGGAGCCCGAGGATCGGATTGCATTTGAACATAATTCTCAAATGGCATTAGAACCCTCCACGAAACAGTGTTTAGAATCTGCTTCTGAAATGAAAGTTCCTGTGAGTCCTAAAGCTGTTGAAGTTCAGAAGCATCCAGATGCACTAGAACCTGCTGATTTGCATGGTACTCCATTGATTGAGAGTTGCCCAAAATCTCTCTGTGAAGAAAAAAGGGATGATAGGGTTTCCAAATGTGAACAGCTTCAGTCTTGTGTTGTTGAACCTATAAATATTGACCCTGTTTCCCAAGAAAATATAGTATTATCCAATCCTATTAACAATCCAAAGACTGATTCTTCCGAGGCTTGCCATATGGAAATGGACACATCAGACAGGTCAGTGTTGCCACAACCTTCTTCTGGTTTGGAAGCTGTAGGGAATGAGTTAGTAGATATTTCTGGTGTTGGCAGTCTTTTAGAGGGAAGTAAATCCGAAGCTGCAGTTCTGCCCCCGTCAACCTTGATAGAAGAACAAAATAGGGGATCAGCTGTAACATGCCCAGTTAGGAGTTCAGAACCTTTGGAGGAGTCAATGGAGAAGGGTGTGGCTAACAACTCTGCAGTTCAGGAGGAAGCAAAAGTTGATAAAGTAGAAACTGATGTTCAAATGGATTCTTCCATTAGTCAGACTTTGCAAGTAAAACATGAAATTTTTCAAGCAAATGTGAATTTGCCCTCCCATCTGATGGCGAAGGAAGAAAACATAGAAGTCTCATCCTCAAGGCCCCTATCTATCAGTTCATCTCCATCACATGAATTGAAGGATTCTGAACTTGAACTAGGTGATAAATATATATCTCCGGTTGGTGATTTTCAGACTGAATCTAAAGATAATATGTTGAAGAGCTTGGATTTAGTTTCATCTCCTTCCGTTAGGAAGGAAGAAGGGATCAGTTCTACATCTGATATTGATGGTTCTGAAGGCCTTTCGATGTCTCTGAATGTTCATCAATTAATAACTGTCCCAGATGCTGTCGAGTCTTCATCGTCCCAAgtgaaagaggaaaaaaagattGGGGTATCTTCTGACAGTAAATTAGTTGTGAGGTCTGTATCTGAAAATGACATGGAAGGATCTGGTCTTTTGCCAGAAAACCCTGTGCTGGAAATCAATAAAATGTCATCAGATTCCTCAACGATTGTTAGCCACTCTGTGGAGGGTCAAGTGTCATTTGTGAAAGAAGATAattcagaaattaaaattggTGATCAAATGGATGCTTCTCATGTCTCTGAGAATGATTTAGAAAGGATTACTTCTAAATGCATGGATGTACCTTCTTGCTTGCAGATGGAGGGAGATAAGGTTGATATGTTGTCTGACAAGGGCCCTCTTTGCAGTTCCCTTGCTTCTAGTGAACCAAGAGATCCTTTGATTGAGAATAGTAGAGATGGCATCGAG GATTCTGTTGCAAATCCATTACCACAACAGAAATCAAAATGTTCTGAATCTGGGAAGGTTGATGAGATGAAAACATCTGATGTTGTCAGGGTTGATCCAGGACTGAAGTCCAAAATCGCAGATTTTCCTTCTTCCTTAGTGATGGAGCAAGATAAAGCTGCTGCATCATATGATAGCCCACTGGCTGCTGCAGAACCAAAATATTGTTTGACCGGAGAGAATTGTGAAAATGCTAATGAG GAACCAAATCCTTCAGAAGCTGAGATCGGTAATGAAATGAATGCATCTGATGTAGCTGGGGTTAATACACAGCTTTCATCAAGTAGCATTATTGTGCCATCATCTTCCTTGATGACTGAGGATGATAATATTGTGGTGTCATCTGACAATGGTCCACAATGCAGTATGCAAGTACTCAaggaatcgaaagattgtcagACTGAAGAGGGGAGCTGTAAAGATGCCACTGAG GGTCCCTCTACAAATCCAGTACTGCTGCaggaattaattattaattctgAAGCTGAGACATGTAATGAAGGCAAGACACAG ATTGGTGGGCTATCTGTGGAAGATGTCACAGCATCagagggaaaaagagaggtggAGACATTGCCTGATGAGGGTCCACAAGGAATATTGGAAGCCCAGGATGGATCAAGAGGACTAGCTGACATTGAGGATGGGACAGATAGTAAAAGCTGTGCTGCTGAGATGGAAAATGTATCTGAAGTCCCAAAGCCCTCAGTATCAGCTGAGAAGGGGGAAGACTTGTCTAAGAAAGGTATAATTGGCAGCCAAGCAAAAAGGCAGGTATCAGAAGAATCTGAAGCTGTTACGGGAGGTGGAATTGATGTTACTCCAGATTGTTTGGCTGTGCCAGAAACGGCAACTAATGATGGGGCTTCATCTTTGTGCTCTTCAGCAGAAGGGAGTGAACATGTGGACAGCTTGTCTGAGAAGGATTTAGTTGGCAACCCTGTAGCAGAACTTGACACTAAAGTATCTGAAGCTGGTGTTTCTGACCAGGAAAATCAAGTAGTGCAAGAAAATGCATTGGAAGATATGGAACATGAGGAGAACTTGTCCGAGACGGGTTTAGTTGGCAACGCCGTAGCAAAACTTAGCACCAATAAATCTGAAGCTGGTGTTAGTAACCaggaaaaacaagaaaatgcATTGAAAGACATTGAAAAGTCCCCTCCTTCTGCAGCAGAGGGCTGTTCTTAG